A window of the Dermatophagoides farinae isolate YC_2012a chromosome 2, ASM2471394v1, whole genome shotgun sequence genome harbors these coding sequences:
- the LOC124499655 gene encoding putative inorganic phosphate cotransporter, protein MQFGKRHLIAILCLCSTMMAYIGRINLSTAIVAMARDNDIVSMNKSESNEFITDVCPDPDNIGNVSHQSPTLDFQSSTAQRFDWNQKTQGVILGAFFYGYFALQIGSGRLAELFGPRILCSLGLFISGIINILTPLLSNHYGLLITSRIILGIFQATIFPSCYALTARWIPDHERSTINSMSFIGGNIGSILASSLAGYLSRHGFAGGWPSVFYVSGALITTFSILYFFLIRDDPSLHWMISDSELKYIQANIEGKKQIQTSLSWLRLISSRVIWAGAFTHFTMIWSLTVFILKIPDYMHHVLKIPLEKNGIFTAFMNMGECSSLLISGLIVDKIIKSERYDKTTVRKICQSITQFGGGICLLLITVANCDERLFLAAATLMMTLNGVQSGGLIPLPSDLSNEFSATIFGIFNMIGMTNGFICPLIIGYILDSNPHHIKHGWWTILYITAALRIAGGIVFTLFVSCRRQSWSAKNSLSSSPLSTSSSSSLRL, encoded by the exons atgcaatTTGGTAAACGACATTTAATTGCCATACTATGTCTTTGTTCAACTATGATGGCCTATATTGGCCGTATCAATCTATCAACAGCAATCGTAGCTATGGCTCGTGATAATGATATCGTATCGATGAATAAATccgaatcaaatgaatttattaccGATGTTTGTCCAGATCCCGATAATATCGGAAATGTTTCTCATCAATCACCAACATTGGATTTCCAATCATCAACTGCTCAACGTTTTGATTGGAATCAAAAAACTCAAGGTGTTATATTGGGTGCATTTTTCTATGGATATTTTGCCTTACAAATCGGTAGCGGACGTCTGGCTGAATTATTTGGACCTAGAATTTTATGCTCATTAGGATTATTCATATCCGGAATCATAAACATTTTGACACCTTTGCTTAGTAATCATTATGGTTTATTGATTACAAGTCGTATTATATTAGGAATATTTCAAGCAACTATTTTTCCATCTTGTTATGCATTGACAGCACGTTGGATACCTGATCATGAACGGAGTACAATCAATTCGATGTCATTTATTGGTGGTAATATTGGTTCGATcttagcatcatcattagccGGTTATCTAAGCCGTCATGGATTTGCCGGTGGTTGGCCTTCAGTTTTCTATGTTTCAg GAGCATTGATAACAACTTTTAGCATTTTATATTTCTTTCTTATACGCGATGATCCATCATTACATTGGATGATATCCGATAGTGAACTTAAATACATTCAAGCAAATATtgagggaaaaaaacaaatacaaacatcTCTATCATGGCTTCGATTAATTAGTAGTCGTGTAATCTGGGCCGGTGCATTCACCCATTTCACAATGATATGGTCATTGACAGTTTTTATATTAAAAATTCCCGATTACATGCATCATGTATTAAAGATTCCCTTGGAAAAGAATGGAATATTTACGGCATTTATGAATATGGGTGAATGTTCGAG TTTATTAATCAGCGGATTAATTGTggataaaatcatcaaatccgAACGATACGATAAGACTACAGTGAGAAAAATATGCCAATCAATCACACAATTCGGTGGTGGCATATGTCTTTTATTGATTACTGTAGCTAATTGTGATGAACGATTATTTTTAGCTGCCGcaacgttgatgatgacattgaatGGTGTACAATCCGGTGGATTGATTCCATTACCTTCGGATTTATCTAATGAATTTAGCGCAACAATATTCGGAATATTCAATATGATTGGTATGACAAATGGTTTCATATGTCCATTGATAATTGGATATATACTAGATTCTAATCCACATCATATCAAACATGGATGGTGGACCATATTGTATATAACAGCTGCATTACGTATAGCTGGTGGTATTGTATTCACATTATTTGTATCATGTCGACGACAATCATGGAGtgcaaaaaattcattatcatcatcaccattatcaacatcatcgtcatcatcattgagactataa